One genomic segment of Candidatus Berkiella aquae includes these proteins:
- a CDS encoding ankyrin repeat domain-containing protein: MLNLGPLQEEIFLIALQDTNTSIAEIEMGLGLEQSLLFTAITQNFQNIIKALIARGENFNQRNVLGETIAHQVLKVGTKPALELLKTLVIQGHVDIKAQTDVFSNPFHYASQITDPELLTICFSIATSDLLVAQNQIGSSALSNAIARDNFNFLEIAIAQFPELIKLKQNQTGHLMLACDSLLHDIANSNAQGCYNVLKNKFTDQIWSALNQYRIEEALPIDVAVLKGHRALFQSFKGYRHGSGFPTLSWIAAQEAAKTNHPLPYPHLQDMIDDAQEDQAYQAELDNWQGEDQTAAEETYHIRHRRRISPSLAEDNATIIASPRRRSF, translated from the coding sequence ATGCTGAACCTTGGCCCCTTACAAGAAGAGATTTTTTTAATTGCATTACAAGATACGAATACAAGCATTGCTGAAATTGAAATGGGACTAGGTTTAGAACAATCCTTGTTATTCACCGCCATCACTCAAAACTTTCAAAATATCATTAAAGCACTCATCGCACGAGGTGAAAATTTTAATCAACGTAATGTGCTAGGCGAGACCATTGCTCATCAGGTACTCAAAGTAGGCACTAAACCCGCATTAGAATTGCTAAAAACATTGGTCATTCAGGGGCATGTTGATATCAAAGCTCAAACGGATGTTTTTTCTAACCCATTTCACTATGCTTCACAAATAACCGATCCTGAATTGCTAACGATCTGCTTCTCTATAGCAACCTCTGATTTACTCGTGGCACAAAATCAAATCGGAAGCTCTGCGCTTAGCAACGCAATTGCACGTGATAATTTCAACTTTCTTGAAATAGCAATTGCACAATTTCCTGAACTCATTAAGTTGAAACAAAACCAGACAGGCCATTTAATGTTGGCATGTGATTCATTGTTGCATGATATTGCAAATAGCAATGCACAGGGTTGCTATAACGTTTTAAAAAATAAATTTACGGATCAAATTTGGTCTGCATTGAATCAGTATCGGATTGAGGAAGCATTGCCTATCGATGTCGCTGTTTTGAAAGGACATCGAGCATTATTTCAATCATTTAAAGGTTATCGTCACGGTAGTGGTTTCCCAACGTTGAGTTGGATAGCAGCTCAGGAGGCAGCAAAAACAAATCACCCACTTCCTTATCCTCATTTACAGGATATGATAGATGATGCGCAAGAAGATCAGGCATATCAAGCAGAACTAGATAACTGGCAAGGAGAAGATCAAACAGCCGCAGAAGAGACGTATCATATAAGACACAGACGCCGAATCAGTCCTTCTTTAGCCGAAGACAACGCTACTATCATCGCCTCACCGCGCAGACGATCGTTCTAA
- a CDS encoding ankyrin repeat domain-containing protein, with protein sequence MSIIINALRQGHTELALALIQHAKPYQVSQYDQQGQTALHLAIQKNFMDVAKALLEKGANINALATDLSYTHMTPLHYAALTGNIKATQLLLSWGANIHLENGQFHTAATMAYQHGFLEIARLIEQRHRHNVKYQWPAHKPQPAGLSRKMLELRNNTIDSLQTRTWFGQSTPAVNNVVDFAAYRKKKIGKP encoded by the coding sequence ATGAGTATTATTATCAATGCACTTCGCCAGGGCCATACCGAACTTGCACTTGCGCTGATTCAACATGCTAAGCCTTATCAAGTTTCACAATACGATCAACAAGGTCAGACCGCATTGCATCTTGCGATACAAAAGAATTTTATGGATGTTGCAAAAGCCCTTTTAGAAAAAGGGGCAAATATCAATGCGCTAGCAACTGATCTTTCTTACACCCATATGACCCCTTTGCACTATGCAGCTTTAACCGGCAATATCAAAGCAACTCAATTATTGTTAAGTTGGGGGGCAAATATTCATCTTGAAAATGGTCAATTTCACACGGCAGCCACCATGGCTTACCAACATGGATTCTTGGAAATCGCGAGATTAATTGAACAACGTCATCGACATAACGTGAAGTATCAATGGCCTGCACACAAACCTCAACCTGCCGGTTTATCTCGTAAAATGTTGGAATTACGGAATAATACCATCGATAGTCTACAAACGCGTACTTGGTTTGGCCAATCGACTCCCGCAGTCAATAATGTGGTTGATTTTGCAGCTTATCGAAAAAAGAAAATAGGAAAACCTTAA
- the hldE gene encoding bifunctional D-glycero-beta-D-manno-heptose-7-phosphate kinase/D-glycero-beta-D-manno-heptose 1-phosphate adenylyltransferase HldE, whose translation MLNCPDFSSCNVVVIGDAMLDRYWHGDTSRISPEAPVPVVRIDRHEERVGGAANVAVNVTALGGKTTLISVIGEDDPGRQLFRMLQSKNVQCDFIRSPTLNTTLKLRVLGRHQQLIRLDFEDKVLWPAEKIIERFAPLAAKTDVLILSDYAKGVLAYPQAIIEYARKNGVKVIVDPKNADLSIYRGANILTPNMSEFEMAVGACHNEADIVRKGLELVNHLALDALLVTRGSQGMTLLEKNGNIKHIPTKAREVFDITGAGDTVIAVLASAIAAKCSFVDAAELANIAAGISVGRLGTATITSDEIKHELDIAKGYASSVNILSQQSLLAEVDKLKLKRKKIVMTNGCFDILHAGHITYLQQARALGDCLIMAVNDDASIKRLKGPTRPVNPLAERMQVLAALGCVDFVVPFSEDTPAALIEAVTPHILVKGGDYEVHQIAGASHVLAHGGQVKILPFVPGCSTTGMLERINQTAVELEVS comes from the coding sequence ATGTTAAATTGTCCTGATTTTTCCAGCTGTAATGTGGTTGTGATTGGTGATGCGATGCTTGATCGCTATTGGCACGGTGACACTTCACGTATTTCACCCGAAGCGCCGGTACCCGTAGTGAGAATTGATCGTCACGAAGAGAGGGTGGGTGGCGCTGCTAATGTTGCCGTTAATGTGACAGCATTGGGAGGTAAAACAACCTTAATCAGTGTTATTGGTGAAGATGATCCAGGGCGGCAACTATTCAGAATGTTGCAAAGTAAAAATGTTCAATGTGATTTCATTCGTTCTCCCACATTGAATACCACTTTAAAATTACGAGTACTAGGTCGCCATCAACAACTTATTCGCTTAGATTTTGAAGATAAAGTGTTATGGCCTGCGGAAAAAATCATTGAGCGATTTGCACCCTTAGCTGCTAAAACAGATGTTTTAATTTTGTCAGATTATGCCAAAGGTGTCTTGGCTTACCCGCAAGCCATCATAGAATATGCCCGCAAAAATGGTGTTAAGGTGATTGTTGATCCTAAAAATGCAGATCTTAGTATTTATCGAGGTGCTAATATCTTAACGCCAAATATGAGTGAATTTGAGATGGCGGTAGGTGCTTGCCACAATGAAGCAGATATCGTCCGCAAAGGATTAGAACTCGTTAATCATTTGGCTTTAGATGCATTATTGGTAACGCGTGGTTCACAGGGTATGACGTTGCTTGAGAAAAATGGCAACATTAAACATATACCTACCAAAGCGCGAGAAGTATTTGATATCACAGGAGCGGGCGATACCGTTATTGCGGTATTAGCAAGTGCAATAGCCGCTAAGTGTTCATTCGTTGATGCAGCTGAATTAGCGAATATTGCTGCTGGTATTTCCGTTGGTCGCTTAGGGACCGCAACTATCACAAGTGATGAAATAAAGCATGAGCTTGATATTGCAAAAGGTTATGCATCCTCTGTAAATATTTTATCGCAACAATCATTACTGGCAGAAGTAGATAAATTAAAGTTAAAAAGAAAGAAAATAGTCATGACCAATGGCTGTTTTGATATTTTGCATGCAGGGCATATTACATATTTGCAACAAGCTAGAGCATTAGGTGATTGCTTAATCATGGCAGTGAATGATGATGCATCGATTAAGAGATTAAAAGGACCAACTCGCCCAGTTAATCCTTTAGCTGAACGTATGCAAGTACTGGCAGCCTTAGGATGTGTCGATTTTGTTGTTCCTTTTAGTGAAGATACGCCAGCAGCCCTTATTGAAGCAGTGACGCCCCATATTCTAGTGAAGGGGGGCGATTATGAAGTGCATCAAATCGCGGGTGCTTCTCATGTGCTTGCCCACGGTGGACAAGTTAAAATTTTGCCTTTTGTTCCAGGATGTTCAACAACAGGCATGCTAGAACGCATAAACCAAACAGCCGTTGAATTGGAGGTATCATGA
- a CDS encoding TolC family outer membrane protein has product MRFRHLIFVIASFGAVHIAKAEEDLWQVYQLATESDPTLKAAYANLQANQQSLPQAIAQMIPNLSASYNTTGINSNASFQGDYNTQNYSLNLTQPLYHPEHWAQLDQARHVVKGAYATYYSATQALMIRVSQQYFAILGAIDDLHFTQAQRKAFARQLEQTKQRFEVGLIAITDVEEARARHDKAVAEEIAAQNAVADQYEKLREITGTPIKEITLFQTTKPLPLLAPNPAAQETWVETAEHSNPDIIAAMETTLQAKAVIGTQVAGHYPKFDLTGQLQRSKGAPPFPFDQLVYNRVLALNVSVPLFSGGGVYSRTQEATARYCEAKERLEIQKRSTDSATRQAYRGVLTTISEVQALAQTVVSSKSALQATLAAYEVGTRTMVDVLDAESNLLNAERTHAKARYNYLFQGLKLKQAAGILTAEDIAAVNALIRGLERSSAR; this is encoded by the coding sequence ATGCGTTTTCGTCATTTGATATTTGTTATTGCAAGTTTTGGTGCCGTTCACATTGCTAAAGCCGAAGAAGATCTTTGGCAAGTCTATCAATTAGCAACAGAGAGCGATCCTACCTTGAAAGCGGCATATGCTAATTTGCAAGCCAATCAGCAATCATTACCTCAAGCGATTGCGCAAATGATCCCTAATTTATCGGCAAGCTATAACACAACCGGGATCAATAGTAATGCATCATTTCAAGGCGATTATAATACCCAAAATTATAGCTTGAATTTGACGCAGCCTTTATATCATCCAGAGCATTGGGCACAACTTGATCAAGCCCGCCATGTTGTTAAAGGCGCTTATGCCACCTACTATAGCGCCACACAAGCGTTAATGATTCGAGTGTCACAGCAATATTTTGCTATTTTAGGCGCTATTGATGATCTGCATTTTACGCAAGCACAGCGTAAAGCCTTTGCTCGTCAATTAGAACAAACCAAACAGCGTTTTGAAGTGGGTTTAATTGCTATCACCGATGTTGAAGAAGCAAGAGCCCGTCATGATAAAGCAGTAGCTGAAGAAATTGCGGCGCAAAATGCAGTTGCGGATCAATATGAAAAACTCCGTGAAATTACCGGAACGCCAATTAAAGAGATCACCTTATTTCAAACAACCAAACCGTTGCCTTTACTTGCACCCAATCCTGCGGCGCAAGAAACTTGGGTAGAAACAGCCGAGCACAGCAATCCTGATATCATTGCGGCAATGGAAACAACCTTGCAAGCCAAAGCGGTGATTGGCACTCAAGTGGCTGGGCACTATCCTAAATTTGACTTAACAGGCCAACTGCAACGTTCAAAGGGAGCTCCACCGTTTCCTTTTGATCAATTGGTTTATAATCGAGTCTTAGCCCTTAACGTTTCTGTGCCACTTTTTTCAGGTGGTGGTGTTTATTCTCGTACTCAGGAAGCAACGGCTCGGTATTGTGAGGCCAAAGAACGGCTTGAAATACAAAAACGTTCTACCGATAGCGCAACTCGTCAGGCCTACCGCGGTGTACTCACGACTATCAGTGAAGTACAGGCCCTCGCCCAAACTGTTGTGTCGAGTAAAAGTGCCCTACAAGCAACGCTTGCTGCCTATGAAGTGGGCACCCGTACCATGGTCGATGTATTAGATGCTGAATCTAATTTACTGAATGCCGAACGAACCCATGCGAAAGCACGTTACAACTATTTGTTTCAAGGTTTAAAACTTAAGCAAGCAGCGGGCATATTAACCGCTGAAGATATTGCAGCGGTTAATGCTTTAATTCGAGGTTTAGAACGATCGTCTGCGCGGTGA
- a CDS encoding RES domain-containing protein, whose amino-acid sequence MDLYAKNATVNEDVKRNIPSLRISEDLFDDLYDDNDYKAVAIAAESRVKQDCAPDFIQRGFHYTTSVLFPFDSENYQRTRYSDGSFGCWYGSMELDTTIYETAFHNLKNELNVEGIKEVIIRERAIYNIFCEGILLDFRELQNHFPKLIHDDYSYTQQIGRHLATQGHPGLLAPSARKPGGVNVVVFNSQILSNPRVSQYLTYYIDPINQTVRVEKKPNELYLMIKPFTQTA is encoded by the coding sequence ATGGATCTTTATGCTAAAAATGCCACTGTCAACGAAGATGTTAAAAGAAATATACCCTCTCTGCGAATTAGTGAAGATTTATTTGATGATCTCTACGATGATAACGATTACAAAGCCGTAGCGATTGCTGCTGAATCACGCGTAAAGCAAGATTGCGCCCCAGATTTCATCCAACGCGGTTTCCATTATACAACCAGTGTATTATTTCCCTTTGATTCTGAAAATTACCAGCGCACTCGTTATAGTGATGGCTCCTTTGGTTGCTGGTATGGCTCTATGGAGCTGGATACAACTATTTATGAAACAGCATTTCATAACTTAAAAAATGAACTGAATGTCGAGGGAATAAAAGAAGTTATTATTCGAGAAAGAGCCATTTATAATATATTTTGCGAAGGGATCTTGCTTGATTTTCGAGAACTACAAAATCATTTTCCTAAACTTATTCATGATGATTATTCTTATACACAACAAATAGGTAGACATCTTGCAACGCAAGGTCATCCAGGTCTGCTTGCCCCCTCTGCAAGAAAACCAGGTGGAGTAAATGTTGTGGTATTTAATTCACAAATCTTAAGCAATCCTAGAGTGAGTCAATACTTAACTTATTATATTGATCCCATTAATCAAACTGTAAGAGTTGAAAAAAAACCAAATGAGCTTTATCTAATGATAAAACCTTTTACCCAAACTGCTTAA
- the waaA gene encoding lipid IV(A) 3-deoxy-D-manno-octulosonic acid transferase yields MIWRIFLWVYTVLFTCLLPVVFFRLWVRSLRLPAYRRRWLERLGIVPLPPLEEVMWLHAVSVGEAIAAIPLVRRLNQQFPKSPILITTTTPTGSERVQAAFKDMLGKHIYHCYLPYDLPFTLNTFFKRIKPKLLILMETEIWPNLLQACKARQLPVLIANGRLSPVSMRRYQRLGRLMHWIVSPISAVAAQSAMDMARFAHLGVASDRISDTGNIKFDLQLPPYLQDAGMELRQELGSERLIWIAASTHETEEAIALNVYQALKARFPQLLLFLVPRHPDRFNKVAHLCTDRGFTIARRSLKQQTMPNTDIYLGDTMGELPLFYASSDVAFVGGSFVAVGGHNLLEPAALGLPVLSGPQLFNFVAISEMLVGAKGATIVNDETELEQCLVKLLTSTELRNTQGLQAKKVVEENKGALDKLLQVIERLWHQTPPLQAK; encoded by the coding sequence ATGATCTGGCGCATTTTTTTATGGGTTTACACCGTTCTCTTTACCTGTTTATTACCGGTTGTTTTCTTTCGCTTATGGGTTAGAAGTCTAAGACTGCCCGCTTACCGCCGACGTTGGCTTGAACGATTAGGGATAGTGCCTTTACCACCCTTAGAAGAGGTGATGTGGTTACATGCCGTTTCGGTGGGAGAGGCGATTGCGGCTATTCCTTTGGTGCGACGATTAAATCAACAGTTTCCCAAATCTCCTATCTTGATTACCACCACGACACCAACAGGCTCCGAGCGAGTGCAAGCGGCTTTTAAGGATATGCTGGGTAAACATATTTATCATTGCTATTTGCCATATGATTTACCCTTTACCCTGAATACCTTTTTTAAACGTATTAAACCTAAATTGCTTATCCTGATGGAAACGGAGATTTGGCCTAATTTATTGCAAGCTTGTAAAGCACGCCAATTACCAGTGCTAATTGCGAATGGCCGACTTTCTCCTGTCTCAATGCGTCGGTATCAACGGCTTGGGCGTTTAATGCATTGGATAGTGTCCCCGATTAGTGCTGTGGCGGCGCAAAGTGCGATGGATATGGCGCGTTTTGCTCATTTAGGTGTCGCAAGCGATAGAATTAGCGACACAGGTAATATTAAATTCGATTTACAATTACCGCCTTATTTGCAAGACGCGGGCATGGAGCTGCGCCAGGAATTAGGTAGCGAAAGACTAATATGGATAGCAGCAAGTACACACGAAACAGAAGAAGCAATCGCATTAAATGTGTATCAAGCACTTAAAGCGCGTTTTCCGCAATTGCTACTTTTTTTAGTGCCAAGACATCCAGATAGATTTAATAAAGTCGCACATTTATGCACTGATCGCGGTTTTACGATTGCAAGAAGAAGTTTAAAGCAACAGACCATGCCCAATACGGATATTTACTTGGGCGACACCATGGGAGAACTGCCTTTATTTTATGCCTCAAGTGATGTGGCTTTTGTTGGTGGTAGTTTTGTCGCAGTAGGGGGGCATAATTTACTCGAGCCAGCAGCGCTTGGCTTGCCAGTGCTCTCGGGGCCTCAATTGTTTAATTTTGTTGCTATTAGCGAAATGCTGGTTGGCGCCAAAGGGGCAACCATTGTCAATGATGAAACAGAATTAGAGCAATGTTTAGTCAAGCTTTTAACCTCAACCGAGTTACGAAATACCCAAGGGCTGCAAGCTAAAAAAGTTGTAGAAGAAAACAAAGGTGCACTTGATAAATTATTACAAGTGATTGAGCGGTTGTGGCATCAGACGCCACCCTTGCAAGCGAAGTAA
- a CDS encoding rRNA adenine N-6-methyltransferase family protein: MNFMHARNNMVAQQIRPWQVFDEDVLTVMANIPRELFVPMEYQAVAYTDTDIPLGEGQTMLAPKVVGRALQAMAFSGTEKVLEIGTGTGYVTACLSQLAQSVVTVEIHEPLLAKAKQLLAQLNCHNVTPLHQDGVLGVDHLAPYDVIVITGSYPLGVPDAVCQQLKPNGRLFAICGQAPAMQAIKMAREQNAYRLTTLFETVVPSLIHASQPEKFQF; the protein is encoded by the coding sequence ATGAATTTCATGCACGCTCGCAATAATATGGTGGCACAGCAAATAAGACCCTGGCAGGTATTTGACGAGGATGTCTTAACCGTTATGGCCAACATTCCTCGGGAGCTGTTTGTCCCTATGGAATATCAAGCGGTTGCTTATACCGATACTGATATTCCGCTAGGAGAAGGTCAAACCATGTTAGCGCCGAAAGTGGTTGGGCGCGCTTTACAAGCGATGGCTTTTTCAGGCACTGAAAAAGTATTAGAAATTGGTACGGGCACAGGATACGTTACCGCTTGCTTGAGTCAACTAGCCCAGAGTGTTGTTACAGTTGAAATTCATGAACCTTTATTAGCAAAAGCAAAGCAACTGCTTGCTCAATTGAATTGCCATAATGTCACGCCATTACATCAAGATGGGGTACTCGGCGTTGACCATTTAGCGCCTTATGATGTGATTGTCATCACAGGCTCTTATCCTTTGGGTGTTCCAGATGCCGTCTGCCAACAACTTAAGCCCAACGGAAGACTTTTTGCCATTTGTGGACAGGCTCCAGCGATGCAGGCCATTAAGATGGCACGAGAGCAAAATGCTTATCGTTTGACGACCCTATTTGAAACCGTCGTTCCAAGCCTTATCCATGCGTCACAACCCGAAAAATTTCAATTTTAA
- a CDS encoding glycosyltransferase, with product MTKLSIIVITKNEAHNIGDCLASVAFADEKIVFDSGSTDDTVSVCQQYTSRVTVTPDWPGDGPQKNRALATATGEWVLCLDADERVSEALAQEILAAIQNDRGFAAYEIPYQSTYCGKPLRFGDWRNESHVRLFKRGLASFTENIVHCHLQVHGKTGKLKHAIIHHPFHHLGAMLFKLNDYSTQSAKALFAKGRKATLTTALSRSLWSFFRGYFLKLGLLDGKEGFLLAVSNAQGTYYRYLKLMYLWQAHQNKGTCR from the coding sequence ATGACAAAATTAAGTATTATTGTTATCACGAAAAACGAAGCGCATAACATCGGAGATTGTTTAGCCTCCGTTGCCTTTGCCGATGAGAAAATTGTTTTTGACTCAGGTAGCACCGACGACACCGTGAGCGTGTGTCAGCAGTATACTTCTCGTGTCACCGTTACCCCAGATTGGCCAGGTGATGGTCCGCAAAAAAATCGTGCATTAGCAACCGCAACAGGAGAATGGGTATTATGTCTTGATGCTGATGAGCGAGTCAGCGAGGCATTAGCTCAAGAAATATTAGCTGCCATCCAAAACGACCGTGGCTTTGCCGCTTATGAAATCCCTTATCAATCAACCTATTGTGGCAAACCATTACGCTTTGGTGATTGGCGCAATGAATCCCATGTCCGATTATTTAAACGAGGCTTGGCTTCATTTACTGAAAACATCGTACATTGTCACTTACAAGTACATGGCAAAACAGGCAAGCTAAAGCATGCGATTATTCATCATCCCTTCCATCATTTGGGTGCAATGCTTTTTAAACTAAATGATTATTCGACGCAAAGTGCTAAAGCCTTATTTGCTAAAGGACGCAAAGCAACTTTAACCACCGCACTTTCTCGCAGCCTTTGGTCTTTCTTTCGTGGTTATTTTTTAAAACTAGGACTCCTTGATGGCAAAGAAGGATTCCTACTCGCCGTTAGTAACGCGCAAGGGACTTATTATCGTTATTTGAAATTGATGTATTTATGGCAAGCACATCAAAATAAAGGCACTTGCCGATGA
- a CDS encoding antitoxin Xre/MbcA/ParS toxin-binding domain-containing protein — translation MGKIKPPVPTSLIDTSVDLESVEARKKLALMLMKLFSHWQLDQRSQLNLLGMSEQSRSALDKYRKGDSPLPKSRDMLDRAGYLLAIHKALRILYPHNPQIRYSWINHRNKAFDNLTPLDVMQSQGVLGAARVARYLDFVRGQ, via the coding sequence ATGGGTAAAATAAAACCGCCAGTCCCTACTTCCTTAATTGATACCTCAGTTGATTTAGAAAGTGTTGAAGCAAGAAAAAAATTAGCATTGATGTTAATGAAGCTATTTTCACACTGGCAGCTAGATCAACGCTCGCAGTTAAATCTTTTGGGAATGAGCGAACAAAGTCGAAGTGCTTTAGATAAATATCGCAAAGGAGACAGTCCTCTGCCCAAATCAAGAGATATGCTTGATCGAGCAGGCTATTTACTTGCTATCCATAAGGCATTACGCATTCTATATCCCCACAATCCCCAAATTCGTTATTCATGGATTAATCATCGCAATAAAGCTTTTGATAATCTCACTCCTTTAGATGTTATGCAATCTCAAGGTGTACTGGGCGCCGCACGCGTCGCGCGTTATCTTGATTTTGTAAGAGGACAATAA
- a CDS encoding polysaccharide deacetylase family protein, whose protein sequence is MTCKIIALMFHRVEDQSQHYSHEQFSRYLSYLKQHFPIVVPGDPLPQDGIAICLTFDDAYFDFYQFVYPLLRQHQIKAILAVSPYYIVEETVLDSASRLAVPYPQGMENNLHQTKVPFCTWQELQEMANSHWVQIAAHGYKHANLASKTANFQEEVIISKKMLENKLRTQVAYFIYPYGKMSRFAHKMVSSVYDYGFRIGSSLNQGWDQKRKMIYRIDADPLWTEMRPIDDRLIKQLSIKYWLNRLRRK, encoded by the coding sequence ATGACTTGTAAAATTATTGCGTTAATGTTCCATCGAGTAGAAGATCAAAGCCAGCATTACTCTCATGAACAATTTTCTCGTTATCTTAGTTATTTAAAACAGCATTTTCCTATTGTCGTGCCAGGCGATCCTTTACCTCAAGATGGCATTGCAATCTGTTTAACGTTTGACGATGCTTATTTTGATTTTTATCAATTTGTTTATCCGCTACTGCGCCAACATCAAATAAAAGCAATATTAGCTGTTAGCCCATATTATATCGTTGAGGAAACAGTTCTTGATAGCGCATCACGCTTAGCGGTTCCCTACCCACAAGGTATGGAAAATAATTTACATCAAACAAAAGTGCCTTTTTGCACCTGGCAAGAATTGCAAGAAATGGCCAATAGCCATTGGGTGCAAATTGCTGCGCATGGCTATAAACATGCTAATCTTGCTAGCAAAACCGCTAATTTTCAGGAAGAAGTGATTATCTCTAAAAAAATGCTAGAGAATAAGCTTCGCACTCAAGTTGCCTATTTTATTTATCCTTATGGAAAGATGTCACGATTTGCTCACAAAATGGTGAGCAGCGTCTATGACTATGGATTTAGGATCGGTAGCAGTTTGAACCAAGGATGGGATCAAAAACGCAAAATGATTTACCGTATTGATGCAGATCCACTTTGGACCGAAATGCGCCCGATTGATGATAGGCTGATAAAGCAATTATCGATTAAATATTGGCTCAATCGGCTCCGAAGGAAATAA
- the rfaD gene encoding ADP-glyceromanno-heptose 6-epimerase, with protein MIIVTGGAGFIGSNIVKKLNQRGIKDIIVVDELTDGTKFAHLAEVEIADYLDKDAFLRLIEKRDSFNQDIQAIFHEGACSSTTEWNGRYMMENNYEYSKSVLHYCLDRGVNLLYASSAATYGDGQIFKEELAYEKPLNVYGYSKFLFDQYVRRLLPEAKSQIVGFRYFNVYGPHEDHKGSMASVAYHLNQQLPKNGMVKLFEGCDGYGNGEQRRDFVYVGDVVDVNLWFMDNPQCKGIFNVGTGKSQSFNDVANAVIAWHGKGHIEYIPFPEHLKGRYQSFTEADITLLRQAGFSQPFKTVEEGVKAYLDEIAK; from the coding sequence ATGATTATTGTAACTGGCGGTGCAGGCTTTATTGGCTCAAATATTGTCAAAAAATTAAATCAACGAGGTATAAAAGATATCATTGTTGTTGATGAGCTCACCGATGGCACAAAATTTGCGCATTTAGCCGAAGTAGAAATTGCTGATTATCTTGATAAAGATGCTTTTTTACGTTTAATTGAAAAACGAGATAGTTTTAATCAAGATATTCAAGCCATTTTTCATGAAGGTGCATGTTCAAGCACAACGGAATGGAATGGCCGATACATGATGGAGAATAATTATGAATACTCCAAATCAGTATTGCATTATTGCTTAGACAGAGGCGTTAATTTGCTGTATGCATCAAGCGCTGCGACTTACGGTGATGGTCAAATTTTCAAAGAAGAATTAGCGTATGAGAAACCATTAAATGTGTATGGTTACTCTAAGTTTTTATTTGATCAATATGTGCGAAGACTCTTACCAGAAGCCAAAAGCCAGATTGTCGGTTTTCGCTATTTTAATGTATATGGTCCACATGAAGATCATAAAGGCAGTATGGCAAGCGTTGCTTATCATTTAAATCAACAGTTACCTAAAAATGGTATGGTAAAGCTATTTGAAGGTTGTGATGGTTATGGTAATGGCGAACAACGTCGAGATTTCGTTTATGTTGGCGATGTTGTCGATGTCAATTTATGGTTTATGGATAATCCTCAGTGCAAAGGTATTTTTAATGTTGGTACGGGTAAAAGCCAAAGCTTTAATGATGTTGCCAATGCCGTCATAGCTTGGCATGGCAAAGGCCACATTGAGTACATTCCATTTCCTGAACATCTAAAAGGGCGCTATCAAAGCTTTACCGAAGCGGATATTACCTTATTACGTCAAGCAGGTTTTTCCCAACCTTTCAAAACAGTAGAAGAAGGGGTGAAAGCGTATTTGGACGAGATAGCGAAATAA